In Mycoplasma mobile 163K, the genomic stretch AGAAAAGGGTTTTTTTATTAGACCCAGTCATTTATTTGTAAATATTAGAAAAAATGCTTCTAAAAATAAAGATCTTAATGTTGCGCTTGATAAAGTATTTAAAGAAATTGAAGCATCAGCAAATGGTTCATCTAGTGAAAAAGACTTTAAAGGATTATTTGATGATATAAATCTTAATAGTTCTAAATTAGGCTCAACAGTAAATGAACGTAATGAAAAATTAACTAAATTAATTAATAATATTGGAGAAATGAAATTAGGCAATTTTAAAGATAATTCAATTGATGCATTTGGAGATGCATATGAATATCTTATGAGTATGTATGCTTCAAATGCTGGTAAAAGTGGAGGAGAATATTATACGCCACAAGAAGTCAGTGAATTATTAACAAAAATCACCCTTATAGGAAAAAATGAAATTAATAAAGTTTATGATCCAGCTTGTGGTTCAGGTTCTTTATTATTAAATTTTGCTAAAATTTTAGGAAAAGAAAAAGTAAGACAAGGTTTTTTTGGCCAAGAAATTAATCAAACAACTTATAATCTTTGTCGTATTAATATGTTTTTACATGATATTAATTACAATAAATTTAATATAAGTCAAGGAGATACTTTAACAAATCCACTTCATAATAAATTTGAGCCATTTGAAGCTATTGTTTCAAATCCGCCATATTCAATTAAATGAGCAGGTAAAAGTAATCCTTTACTAATAAATGATCCAAGATTTTCTCCGGCCGGAGTTTTAGCTCCTGAATCTAAAGCAGATTTAGCTTTTGTTATGCATTCTCTTTCATATTTAGCTTCAAATGGAACAGCTGCAATTGTAACTTTTCCAGGAGTTATGTATCGTAAAGGAGCAGAGGAAAAAATTAGAAAATATCTTATTGACAATAATTTTATTGATGCCATAATTCAATTGCCTGAAAACTTATTTTTTGGAACTAGTATTGCGACATGTGTTTTGGTTCTGAAAAAAAATAAAAAAGAAAATAGTACTCTTTTTATTGATGCTTCAAAAGAATTTCAAAAGGCTACTAATAGCAATAAATTGTTATCTGAAAATATTAGTAAAATTTTAAATACATATGAAAAAAGATTAGATCAAGAATATTTTTCAAAAAATGTTTCAAATAGTAAAATTTCTGAAGAAAGTTATAATTTATCAGTATCTACATATATTGAGCAAAAATTCGAAAAGGAAATAATTGATATTAACATTCTTAATAAAGAAATACAAAAAATTTCTAATAAGGGTAAATTTTTGAGAAAAGAAATTGAAAAAATTATTAAAGAAATTGAGCAAGAATAATGAATAGTTTATTAAATGATTTAACAAAATATATATATTCAGGTGATGTGAAAATTGTGGAAATAGGAAGTTTACTTAACTATGAACAACCTTCAAAATACATAGTAGAAAGCACAAATTATAATAAAGAAAATCAAATTCCTGTTTTAACAGCAGGAAAATCTTTTATATTAGGTTATACAAATGAAAAAAACAACATATATGGTGCGTCCAAAAACAATCCTATTATTATTTTTGATGATTTTACAGGCTCATTCAAATGAGTTGATTTTCCTTTTAAAATTAAATCATCAGCAATAAAATTATTAACAGTAAATTCAAATAATGCTTTATTACGCTATTTATATCATATTATGACTAGTATGAATTTTTTTTCCAAAGAACATAAAAGACTTTATATTAGTATTTATTCTAAAATTAAAATTCCATTACCATCAATAGAAATTCAAGAAAAAATTGTAAAATTTTTAGACACTTTCTCAGAACTTACAGCAGAACTTACAGCAGAACTTACAGCAGAACTTACAGCAAGAAAAAAACAATATGAATGTTATCGTGATAATTTACTTTCATTCAATGAAAGTACACCATATGTTTCAATAGGTGATGTTTTCGAAATAATAAATGGAAAAAGTATTTTAACAAAAGATTATATATCTAAAATTAGTGGTATTTACCCTGTATACTCATCCCAAACACTCAATAAAGGAATTATTGGATACATCAATAAATATGAGCACAATGAAGAATCAATATCTTGAACAAGAGACGGCTATGTAGCAGGCTCTGTTTCTTATCATTTTAATGAAAAATTTAACATATCAAATCGAGGACTTTTAAAAGCATTAAATAAAAATGAGGTAAATACAAAATTTGTTTTTTACCTTTTAGAAATAATAGCAAAAAAGCATGTTAATAAAAGAGAAACAATTCCTCATCTTACTAGTTCAAAAATGGCTAAAATCAAAGTTCCTCTACCTCCAATTGAAGTTCAAAATAAAATAGTTAATATTCTTGATCGTTTTGAAACTTTGATTAGTGATTTAACAATTGGATTACCTGCAGAAATTGAAGCAAGAAAAAAACAATATGAATATTATCGGGATAAATTATTAGATTTTAAAAAAGTAAATTAAACTTGAATTTCTAATAAGAAAAATTATCCACTTTTGAATAATAAGTAAAAATTTCTAATTTATTAGAAAATTTTTCTTTTAGTAAAGTTTCTATTTTAGCAATAAATACTTCTTCAATTTTATGTGGAACAATTAAATAATTAATCTCTTTTTGATTTGAAGCAAGCGAAATTAAAGTATTTCATTTTAAATCACTAGTTATTAATAAATCAAAATCATAATTATCTTTGAATTGATTAATTAAATTAATATCACCTGCACCTGCAAAAATGGCTATTTTTCATGTTTTTTTAGTTTTTACTATTTCATCTGTTTCTTTAAGATTAGAAATTACATAAGTAAAATTAAAAGAGCTTTTAATTTTATCAACAATATCTTTAAAGTTTTCATTTACTTTAGTAATTACAGCTTGATTATTATTTGTTTTTAAAAAATTAGTATAACCTAATTGTTCAGCAATTAAATAACTTGTTCCTTCAAAATGATTATCAAAATTAGTGTGTAAAGTATAAATGGATTTATTATTTAATTTTTTAAAAACAGATTCAATTTTAGATTTGTAAGGATTTTTTAAAAATTCTTCTTCAAGAGTATCTTCGAAATAAAAAGGATGATGAGTAATTATTAAATCAATATCATTTTTCATTACTTTTTCAAAAGCTTCAAAATCAAAATCTAGACAAATTAAGATTTTCTTAATTTGTTTTAAATTTTTACTCAAAAAACTAAAACCTACTTTATCTCAAAGTTCTGCTTTTTCAAAAGGATAAAATGATTCTAAATAATTAATTAAATCAACTTTTTTAATCATTAAAACTCTTAGACATTATTCTTATAAAATTCTTTTAATTTTTTGCGTTTTTGAGGGTGCTTCAATTTTCTTAAAATTTTTGATTCCAATGAACGCACTTTTTCTTTTGAAATTTGTAATTCAGCAGCAAGTTCTTCTAGAGAATGACTTGAGATTCGATTACCATCTTTATCAACGCCAATTCCAAATCTTTTTTTAATTAAATCACGTTCAGCTTCATCTAAATGTTTTTCTAAAATATCAGTTAAGATACCACTTAATTCATTTTGACTAGCAAATTCTAAAGGTGAAACAACACTTTCATCCTTAACAAAATCACTAAAAGATGAATCATCATCTTTACCAATAGATTTATCTAAAGAAATCGGATCGATATTAATTTTTCTTATGTATTGTACTTTTTCAGCTGTAAAATTGTTTCCATATTTTTCAGCAATTTGTTTATCAGTTGGAGGCACACCTAATTCTTGATGTAACTCTCTTTCAATTTTAATAATTTTATTAATTGTTTCGACCATATGAACAGGTACTCTAACAATTCTCGCTTGATCAGCAACAGCACGAGTAATAGCTTGTCTTACTCATCAAGTTGCATAAGTAGAAAATTTAAATCCTCTACGATAATCATATTTTGTTGCAGCTTTAATTAATCCAGCATTACCTTCAGAAATTAAATCGATAAAACTTAGCCCTCGATTTTTATATTTTTTAGCATTATTAATAACTAAACGCAAATTGTGATGGATTAAAGCATTAAAAGCTTTTTTTCCTTTTCTTCCATTGCGATCTTCTTCAATTTGTTTTGAGTATTTAATTTCTTCTTCTTTATCAAGAACTTTACCGTGTTTACCAACTCAACTCATGTATCATTTAACAATTTCACGAATAACAATTTCTCTATTACCACTTTTTTTAACTTTTGATTTAGCACCTTTTTTAGCATTTGCACTATATTCTAAATCGATAAATTCATCTAAATCATCTAAAACAATTTCATCATCACTGATCTCATCTAAAGAAAAGTTTTCATCATCACTACTTAATTCAGCAGAATCATAATCTTCAGTTTTATCTAAATCTTCATCTAATCAAGAATCATCGTCATTATCTTCTTCATCATCTTCATCTTGTTCTAATGAACTTAAATCAATATCATCATCATCAATTTCATCTAAATCTTTAACAATTTTTGCTTTTTTAGTTCCGTTAACTTCTCCTAAAAAATCATCCATATCAATTTCTTCTAAATCACCATCATCAGCAACATTAGAAAGAACTTTAGCTTCAATTAAAGCATTAAACAAATCATCTGTATCTGCTTCATCTACATCGATATTCTTACTAATTAAAAAATCAAAAACTTCTTGTTGAGACAAATTCTTTTTCTCAATTCCATTTTTTTTGTTTATTCTTTCTAAATCTTTTTTTAAAGCATTGATTATACTCTTAAAATCACTTGCATTTTTTTCACTCATTAAAATCACCACTTTCGCTAAAATTTACTTTCATTCACATTATAATTATTTATAATTTTACTCTAAAAAAAATTTAGTATAATTATTTTGTTTAGGAATAAATTTTTTTATACTTAATTTTTCTAATTTATCAATTCTTTTTAATGTATAAAGATAAAGAAATTACAACTTTTTTGAAGTCTTTAATGTATAATTAAAATAATATATTTTATATTGGAAAGGACAAAAATGTCACCAAAAACAAAACAAATAAGTTTCTTATCTGCTTTAGTTGTTGTTGTAGGAACAGTAATTGGAGCAGGAATTTTTTTCAAAAATAAATTTGTTATTTCGACAACAAGCACAGTAAATGCAGGAATTGCCCAAGCAAATATAGGTGCTGCAATTTCAGCATGAATTATTTCAGCAATTGGAATTATTGCTATTGCTGTTTGCTTAATTGAATTAGCAACTGCAACAAAAAATGATAAAGGAATATTAGCTTGAGTTAAAAACTTTACGAAAAAATGAATGTCAAGATTTGCAAGTTCATATATGTTAATTTTTTATTTACCTCTAACAACACTTGCTTTATCATTTTTCGTTGTTCAAGCAATTCAAGATGCCTCAGGAAATTCGTTTCAATTAGATGGATGAGTAGCTTCAGCAATTGCATTTGGACTTTTTGCATGAATTGCCTTAACAAGCTTTTTTAGTATAAAAGCAGCTGGAATTTTACAATGAATTTTTACAATTGGAGGAAATGCTTTACCACTTTTGATTATTCCGATCATTGCATTTTTTAACCCTGGAAATAGCGTTGATCCAAATTTTGTCGCTAATAGTAATTTAAATCAACCAACAGGATTAAGTCAATTGTTTGTTGGATTTGGAATTTTAGCAGCTATTCCTTCAATTATGTTCTCATTTGATGGATTTTATACAGCAACAGCTTTAAGATCGAAATTAAAAGATCCTAACAAATTACCTTCAATTATGATTGTTGGATTAATTATAGTTACTGTATTATATTTATTCTTAACAATTGGATTTGTAATTGGTTCAGCAGATGGAACAAGTAATGGAGTTTTTGGAACTAATATTATTCCAAGATGATTACAAATAATACTATCTTCATTTATTGCTTTAGCAGTTATGTCCACACTAAATGGATATGCTT encodes the following:
- a CDS encoding type I restriction-modification system subunit M, whose amino-acid sequence is MNNNKEIERNELHRTIWKIANDLRGSVDGWDFKQYVLGMLFYRYISENLANYINQGEWKATKKQDFRYENISDDKILSKKEEIKELVKEKGFFIRPSHLFVNIRKNASKNKDLNVALDKVFKEIEASANGSSSEKDFKGLFDDINLNSSKLGSTVNERNEKLTKLINNIGEMKLGNFKDNSIDAFGDAYEYLMSMYASNAGKSGGEYYTPQEVSELLTKITLIGKNEINKVYDPACGSGSLLLNFAKILGKEKVRQGFFGQEINQTTYNLCRINMFLHDINYNKFNISQGDTLTNPLHNKFEPFEAIVSNPPYSIKWAGKSNPLLINDPRFSPAGVLAPESKADLAFVMHSLSYLASNGTAAIVTFPGVMYRKGAEEKIRKYLIDNNFIDAIIQLPENLFFGTSIATCVLVLKKNKKENSTLFIDASKEFQKATNSNKLLSENISKILNTYEKRLDQEYFSKNVSNSKISEESYNLSVSTYIEQKFEKEIIDINILNKEIQKISNKGKFLRKEIEKIIKEIEQE
- a CDS encoding restriction endonuclease subunit S, coding for MNSLLNDLTKYIYSGDVKIVEIGSLLNYEQPSKYIVESTNYNKENQIPVLTAGKSFILGYTNEKNNIYGASKNNPIIIFDDFTGSFKWVDFPFKIKSSAIKLLTVNSNNALLRYLYHIMTSMNFFSKEHKRLYISIYSKIKIPLPSIEIQEKIVKFLDTFSELTAELTAELTAELTARKKQYECYRDNLLSFNESTPYVSIGDVFEIINGKSILTKDYISKISGIYPVYSSQTLNKGIIGYINKYEHNEESISWTRDGYVAGSVSYHFNEKFNISNRGLLKALNKNEVNTKFVFYLLEIIAKKHVNKRETIPHLTSSKMAKIKVPLPPIEVQNKIVNILDRFETLISDLTIGLPAEIEARKKQYEYYRDKLLDFKKVN
- a CDS encoding Nif3-like dinuclear metal center hexameric protein, yielding MIKKVDLINYLESFYPFEKAELWDKVGFSFLSKNLKQIKKILICLDFDFEAFEKVMKNDIDLIITHHPFYFEDTLEEEFLKNPYKSKIESVFKKLNNKSIYTLHTNFDNHFEGTSYLIAEQLGYTNFLKTNNNQAVITKVNENFKDIVDKIKSSFNFTYVISNLKETDEIVKTKKTWKIAIFAGAGDINLINQFKDNYDFDLLITSDLKWNTLISLASNQKEINYLIVPHKIEEVFIAKIETLLKEKFSNKLEIFTYYSKVDNFSY
- a CDS encoding RNA polymerase sigma factor, which produces MSEKNASDFKSIINALKKDLERINKKNGIEKKNLSQQEVFDFLISKNIDVDEADTDDLFNALIEAKVLSNVADDGDLEEIDMDDFLGEVNGTKKAKIVKDLDEIDDDDIDLSSLEQDEDDEEDNDDDSWLDEDLDKTEDYDSAELSSDDENFSLDEISDDEIVLDDLDEFIDLEYSANAKKGAKSKVKKSGNREIVIREIVKWYMSWVGKHGKVLDKEEEIKYSKQIEEDRNGRKGKKAFNALIHHNLRLVINNAKKYKNRGLSFIDLISEGNAGLIKAATKYDYRRGFKFSTYATWWVRQAITRAVADQARIVRVPVHMVETINKIIKIERELHQELGVPPTDKQIAEKYGNNFTAEKVQYIRKINIDPISLDKSIGKDDDSSFSDFVKDESVVSPLEFASQNELSGILTDILEKHLDEAERDLIKKRFGIGVDKDGNRISSHSLEELAAELQISKEKVRSLESKILRKLKHPQKRKKLKEFYKNNV
- a CDS encoding APC family permease, giving the protein MSPKTKQISFLSALVVVVGTVIGAGIFFKNKFVISTTSTVNAGIAQANIGAAISAWIISAIGIIAIAVCLIELATATKNDKGILAWVKNFTKKWMSRFASSYMLIFYLPLTTLALSFFVVQAIQDASGNSFQLDGWVASAIAFGLFAWIALTSFFSIKAAGILQWIFTIGGNALPLLIIPIIAFFNPGNSVDPNFVANSNLNQPTGLSQLFVGFGILAAIPSIMFSFDGFYTATALRSKLKDPNKLPSIMIVGLIIVTVLYLFLTIGFVIGSADGTSNGVFGTNIIPRWLQIILSSFIALAVMSTLNGYALSSAPIFKATDEEKELHFIGWFKRVFKIKDQLTAAFLVFFAIVSISYLIIIPVGLYAWQIGEVKTYGSAGLLYNFVDIITNFASIMAYLFIGVSIHGALINRKKNFVKVKKYKYFVPVAWIALIFVYISVVFFFIDSIVSIPLSNVQVFNDHVGIIDQVGSRTASLNNMVTAIVRLGFFIFSFAVCVGITLIESWIEKKYYKNKSKPVIVDEVEELEKISKKLINS